Below is a genomic region from Neisseria zoodegmatis.
CTTGACGGATAAACAGACTGTCGGTATAGTTCGGCTTTCTCGTCGGGGCGTAGCGCAGTCTGGTTAGCGCACCTGTTTTGGGAACAGGGGGTCGTGAGTTCGAATCCCACCGCCCCGACCAGTTTTCAGTTTCCTGCGAGTAGCCCGATATATTCAGGCGCGAAACCGCAACGCGCCCGTAGCTCAACCGGATAGAGCACCCGCCTTCTAAGCGGGCGGTTACAGGTTCGATTCCTGTCGGGCGTGCCAAGTTTTTATTGCGGTGGCTGTAGCTCAGTTGGTAGAGCCCCGGATTGTGATTCCGGTTGTCGTGGGTTCGAGCCCCATCAGCCACCCCAAACACCGAAACCCGTGTATGAAACCATACACGGGTTTTTCATTGCCTTTTCATTACCAATATCTATATTTCCACTAACGGAATCTACCTCAAACATTAGCACAAAACATTCACCCCCAAACCTCAACAGGAAAATGCGCAACCAAAATCACAAGCACATTCGCAATCACTCCCATCAGCTTCTGTTTTCTGCCCAGCATCCACTTATTTACGCTACAATAAACAATTCAGGACCTTCACAATACACCCTTATTTTCGATGAAATGCCCTTTCTGCCATCACCCTAACACCCAAGTGACCGACTCGCGGCTTTTGGAAGAAACCAACAGCATCCGCCGCCGCCGCCGTTGCCCTTCATGCGGGCAGCGTTTCGGTACATTTGAAACCGTAGAGATGCGGATGCCGCAAATCATCAAAAGCACAGGCGCGCGCGTACCATTCAATCCCCACAAACTGCGCACCAGCCTAGAACGCGCCCTGCACAAACGCCCGATTGACGCCGAAACCATCGACGATACCGTTGCATTAATCGAACAACGCTTATACAGCCTCGGGCACAAAGAAGTGTCGTCCCAACTCGTCGGCGAAATGGCCATGGAAGAGCTGGCTAAAATCGACCAAGTAGCCTATGTGCGCTTTGCCTCTGTTTATAAAAGCTTCAACGACGTATCCGAGTTCACACAAGCCATCGCCACGCTTCCGAA
It encodes:
- the nrdR gene encoding transcriptional regulator NrdR; the encoded protein is MKCPFCHHPNTQVTDSRLLEETNSIRRRRRCPSCGQRFGTFETVEMRMPQIIKSTGARVPFNPHKLRTSLERALHKRPIDAETIDDTVALIEQRLYSLGHKEVSSQLVGEMAMEELAKIDQVAYVRFASVYKSFNDVSEFTQAIATLPKEGK